Part of the Anopheles coluzzii chromosome 3, AcolN3, whole genome shotgun sequence genome is shown below.
CCTGTAAACGATACTTGCTAACGTAAACGTAGAGCTCCTTCAATGCGGCCAGCGTATcgaactgctgctggtggatggATAACCTTTGCATGGCGCTGCGCATCTCCTGATCACTGATCTGAGGCATCATGGCAATGTCGGCATAGAAATTGGAAACCATTTCCCGGTACTGGGGCAAGTCCTGTGAAGATGAAGGGAAAAGTATATGTgttagagagagaaaaaaaccgaCATTAAACCCGGTCACTTACCTTCGCGAACAGTAGCTTGTTCGAGGGCGAATCCTTCCCGAGCCGGTACTCGGTCGTGGAGCACGCGTCCATGAACGTTTGCGCGATCACGCTCAGGCACACGTCGACCGAGGGCGTTTTGTAGATGTCGAAGATAAAGTCCGGATTCTTGATGAAGTTCACCCAGAACCGGAGCGGCAGCCCGTTCGACTTCCACGCGTGTATCACCTCCGGGTCGTGGATGCCGTGGTGGCGGGCGGCCGCATCGAGCAGATCGTACAGCCACTTGACCGCCGGCGGCAGCGCCTCGTTCACCGTCAGGATCGTCGCGAACAGGTCATCCACGAACTTCTGGATCGTGCCCTTGGTCGCGAGCAGGCGCGTCAGAAAGATCTCCGGTATTGCTTTGTGGTGGCTGCCGCTGCCCGGACCGCCACCGTACAGGGCGCCGTGGgcggacgaggacgacgagccGTGCTGATCGTACGACGACAGCGTGGAGAACCGGTCGTCCAGCGGCTTCACCAGATGGAACACGCCGACCTgcgactgttgctgctgctgggcggctgcggcggctgCCGCGGCGGCCGCCTGTGCCGCCTGTGCCGCGTGCTGCTGATGCACGTGGTGCGGATGCAGGTgcggatggtggtgatggtggtggctggCACTGCCAGCCAGCAGCGTGTCGGTCGTGTGGGCCGGCCCCATCGTGCCGCTACTGCCGCACGAGCCGGGCCCGCTCGCCGCACTGCCACTACCCCCGTGGGGTAACGTGGCCGACGACGACAGATGGTGGTTGGAGGACGGCGGATTGTTGATGTAGTAACAGTACGGGAAGATGTGTCGCCCCGGCGTATTGTAGCCGTCGTGCGGTCGCGCAACGAGCGACATGACCGCCGACTCCTTCACACCGTAGTGCGCGAGCGTGTTGAGCCGCTTCCACCCGTGCACCGACTTGGTGGTGACGTCCTCGTCCCGCAGCACCAAATGGCCGCCCCGGCCGTGCCGCCACTCGAGGTCGAGATCGTGCACGCTCGGGCGCAGCGAGAACGGCGTGTTCTTGAACAGCGCGTCCAGCACCTTGCTCTTCACCTGGCTGATCGTGTCGCAGTCCagcaccttgcactgcaccttCTCGTCCAGATCGTCCTGGATGATGTGCAGCGTCACCACGCTGTGCACGATCTGCTCGCGCAGCAGCCGGTCCTCGCTCAGTGAGTACCGGGCGTCGTGCGTGACCGCATCGACCAGCCCCTTCTCGATCTGGTGCTTGATCGCTTTGTACAGCAGGAAGAGCGAGTTGCCGGCGTAGTTGCGCAGGTAGTCGTACATGCAGAGCGCCATGTAGTTGGTCAGCATCTTCTCCACCACGCTCTCCGTCCGGCGGAGCATCAGCTGCGGGTGCTTCGTCATCACCGACTTGTCGatcagccgcagcagcaagcTTTTCAGTATGTCCGTCACGTAGTCCATCTGATTCATCAGCACTATCATCAGCAGTGACGCCACGTTAACTCTGTGAAAGGGagaagcacaacaaaaaaaaaacaaatgttagTATTACGTGCTTGACAAACGAACTCGCCTCAATCGCCACTCCACTCACTTGTCCCGTATGGTGAATGTTTTCTGCGCCTCGAGCGTGTCGAtaaacagcagcagaaagaCGCGATTGTTGATGAGCTGTTCGAACATCACCATCGCCTGATCGTAATTGTTGCGCTGATGCGGATGGCCGTGGTGCGTCCCGTGGccatggtgatggtggccgccaccgccgccgccgccgtgcaGCTTCGCACCATTTGCCAGCAGCACCGGATGGTCGGCGACGCCCGGGAAGAACACCTTCATCACGTAATTGACCAGGTCGAGCGTCGGCGTGCCGGAGCTCTCGAGATCGGCCGTCAGATCGGTCATGTCCGTCTGCAGCTCCGCGAACGCCTGCTTGCACTCCATGCGCACGTTGCTTTCGAGCGTGTCCATCTGTATCTGGATGCGCTTGTACTCGCGCTCCGCCAGCGTGCTCTTGCGCCGGTAGATGAACAGGATGGCGAGCAGGGAGAGCACAAAGAAGATGCCGCTCACAATCACCCCGAACAGGACGTGCGAGAAGGCGTATGGTTTAATTAGATCGTACTTGATAAAACctggcaaaagaaaagaaaaacacaaaaacctgTTTTAGATACCGTAAAGACAATTCCCTCTATCTCCTTGTTTTGCGCTAGTGAAGGGAATCAAGAAGTTTTCgtgggaatcgattccggctaacTCGGACATTTTCTGgaaaatcgattccggaatcggctctggaatcggagtcagctccggaatcggaatcggctccggaatctgagtcggctccggaattggttccggtaCGTATTGATagctacgtattgatagcgAAGCATCTAAATTTAATTGTAAACGATCAATTATcaattcccggactgatttcgcttctgaaacttcttatttcaattcacgtACTGgttctcattccggagctaattccaatttTTCAGTCAATTCTCATTCCTTTTCCGAAGCAAATTACGATTCCtaggtcgattccgattccggagccgattctcaTTTCGGAGTCGAGTCCGGAATGAATTTCGGATTCGGGATCGACTCTGGAATCGCCTCCGGATTctactccggaatcggttcggGTAGAATCGGCagaatcgaaatcggttccggaatcggctctggaatcggctccagaatcggttccgggatcggaattggctccggaatcggtatCGGCTCCGGTgtcaattccggaatcggaatcgactccaaTATTGGAATCAGCTCCAGAATTGAtaccgaacacggaatcgtaATCGGGTAGTTCCAATTACAAGCTCTCACCACTACTTTGCTACACGTACCTATGGGGAAGCGCAAGTTGCGACCGACGCGCACCACGACGAGCGGCAAGTCGTTCGCCGTCGGCACCCCGTTCTCGTCCGTCGCTTCCGGCTGCTCGAGCGGCGGCGTGCAGACGAGCTGGGTCGGCGCCAAGCTGGTCACGTTGCACTGGGCCGTCCCGATCGTCACGTTCACGTCCGTTTCGTCGCTCGCCGCGTTCAGATGTTCGCCCTCGATCACGAGCGTGTCGCCCTTGTACAGCTTGACCGCGTTCGGGAACGGCTGGTAGACCGGGTCCTCCACGTACACGATCGCGGAGCGCAGGTTTTGAAAGTGTTTCGGCAGGTTGCGCACGGACAGCACGCTGTCCATCAGGAAGTTGATctggagcagcagctgcagctgctgctcggaCGGATGAAACGGCGACAGTGGGGCGGACGCCGCCGTCACCAACGGGCCGGACGTTGGCGACAGTGAATACTGGGACGGTAGCAGCATGGGCACGGCCGCCGTtggcggttgctgctgctggatagGAACGGTGCGACCATCGGCCGACACAAACCCGGACAGCATCCGGGGCGGCGAGTAGTCCCCGGCCCCGACGCCGGCGACACTTAGATTGCGCAGCtggatttgctgctgctggagcagcGTCCACGCTTCGCGCACGGACGGCGACGGGCACTCCATCTGGTTCGAGTTGAGCACGGCACAGATCGACCGGTTCAGCCGCTCGTCGTTCAGGTACACCTCGATCTCGGGCAGCTGAATCGCGTCCAGATTGGTACCGTGCACCGTCATCATGCGGCCGCCGCTCAGGAAGCTTTTGAGCGGTTTGATCTGCATGATCTTCGGATCGACCGTATAGTTGTACACGCTGCACGTTTCGTACCGGCTGTGGTACGTTCCGGCGGACCCGTACGCGGACGAGCCGCGCACCCGCTCGCCCGACGTTCCGGCGCTGGTGCTGCACGCAAGCGTACGATTGGCACCATCGATGCGCAGCGTCAGCACGCGGATGTGTTCGGGCGAGCGGGCGGCCGACGTGACGCACGTCAACCGGCTCGATGATGCTTGCGTACGGTTGATGCGGCACTCGTAGTCGTCCAGGTAGGCGATCGCCGCCGTACCCACGTTCAGATGCTTGCCAATGATGGACAGCTTGGTGCCGCCGGACTGGGGGCCCATCGTTGGACTGAGGCCCTCCAGCCGGACGTCCCGATAGCGGAACTCCACGCTCGACATCGTGTAGCCGGCCTCATTGCCCACCTTCACTGGCGCCGACATTTCCGATCGCACCGGGCCAGTTCTGCACTCAATCCGGACGGAGATTTCGTACCGTTCCAGCTCGCACGGCACCTCACCGATGTGGATGCGACCCCGTACGTCCTCCTCCCGTATGCCCAGATTGCTGCCCTCGATCGTTACCAGCGTGCCGCCCTCGATCGGTCCGCTCAGAGGTTTAATTAAATCGATGCGAGGACGCGGACAGCCTCCTTCTTCACCGCGACCGCGCAACATCATTGAACCGGCACCGCCATCGATGCAGGACTCGTTGTAGCTGCACTGCTGGCCACACCACGTGCACTGGTACTTTGGATCGCGCGTCACACACAGGCTGCAATCGGCATGGTCCCGGTGCGAGCCGAGAATCTCACACTTGTACAGTATGACCGTCACCGTATCGATGTAGTGATTTCGATTCCAGTTCACATCGACCGTCGCTTCGTACTCGTTCGTTGCCGCTTCATATGAATACTGCAAAAAGaggtggaaaagaaagaattGTTTAATGATTTGTGTAAAAAAGACAAAACTAGACTCAGGGCAACTTACCAGCGTCTTCTCGCACACGATGTACTTGTTCGCCTCGACCCGGGCCGGCAGCACCATGTGCGCACCCTCGATGTTAATTGTGCACAGGAAGCCGGTGTGAGCGCTCTGCGGCCGGGGCAAATTTTCAATCTCCAGCCGTATCTCCTTCGGCACCTTGTTCGGCAGCAGAATCGGCCCGGCCCGGTGCTTCAGCCGCGGACAGGACGCCTCGTTCTGCACAATGTTGGCCGAATTGCGACACGCGGTCGTGTTGAACGCGCACCGATTATCGTAAATGCACCAGTGGCACCCCCAGTTGCTCACCAAACACTTCCGGCAGGTGTCGTGGCGCGTACAGTCGTAAAAGGCGAAGCTGCGCGACACAAAGTCTTTGTTCGTTTCCGAGCTGCGCACGCTGAGCGGCACCAGCACGTGATCCTGCCCGTCGGGCAGGGCGGGCCGCTCGTTTACCGGTGGCGTCGAGCAGATTAAACCCTCCTTCGTGACGTTCGCGTCGATCGGGGTCGCATTGCCGAACACGCACCGGTACTGGGCGTTGTGGGGCAGCTCGGGCAGCGTTTTAATGACGAGCCGCACGACGGACATCTGGCCGACGGGGACGCGGTCCGGCGCTACCATCTCGAAGTCTATGCACTGCTGGCCTGTGCCGATGGACAGCCAGCGGGCGGCGCTCGTATCCTTCTGGCAGGCCGTCCGCACCGTGCAGCGCTTCTCCAGCGAGCACCAGCCACAGTACGGGTCGCGCGACTCCAGACAGGCGGAGCAGTTGCCAAACGTGCCGCAGTGTTCcaccttcattttgatgatcTGTAAAAGGGGTGGGTGAAGAAAAAGGCCAAAGGGAAGTTAGTACTATTTTAAGGTAACATTTGGTACGGTTCAGTTAGTGGTCGAGCGAAAGTGGACGtgcatttttgaatttttgaattgcattttttttaaataaatgacGCTTTTCATACAATAAAACTAATAATATTGTACTCCACAACTATTTACACAAAATCATAGACAAAAATATACTATAATTAACCAATAGTTCCATGCGAATGAGTTTTCAAGATGATTTCACAGTAAAATGCAGATGTAAAGGTCGATTTAGACCTTGCGTTAAAAGGGAACGTGAAATTTTGCTATTTGTTGTCgctatatttcattaaaagttAGTCAGAATATGGTTTATCGTACACCAAcagaaaggaaattaaattttctccAACTATTTAGagtcattaaaattaattgagTAAAATGAATTTCCTTGTTATTTCCCGCTGAATATTTTTGATTTGCACCGTGAACAAAGCGGAGAATCACAAGGAAATTCATTTAATATATTatttctttatgttttatattcTTGGACAGTTAGATTTTATTTCCTTGCTTTTGGTGTAGGATAAACCATATTCTGAATCAGAGTTACAGGATTTGCCAGTCCAATATAGGttttttccaagtcagtttccaatgtaaacattgttactcaccgcatgcaaaatgttgttccaaatcgatctgacatttcatgtccatcatcataatttttaatttctacagcatgattttcaacacgactcaagctggattgagtttgacagatctttgtgatgtgttgaaaatcatgttttgaaattgaattttcattttgaaacaaataaaacatttgacagctgttgaaaaacatctttaatgcgatgaataacaatgtttacattcgaaactgacttggaaaattGGAACGTAAATTGGAccgagtagcttacaccatcagACGTGTGCAAGTGCAAATGGTAGAGGGCAATGGTTGATCAAAaggactattgttataaaaaagtggacagttg
Proteins encoded:
- the LOC120955505 gene encoding plexin-B codes for the protein MSMQLLVRLLLLRLVGGMLPLDAVLKGKQQSAGTGPDHGGHGHGRGGAQQQQHAGHGGPLDDIIARYSLPNGTSRFTHLTYDPTRRLFYAGATNRVLQLNENLTLLREAITGPKLDSAQCHAAGCPPDVLDSVETDNVNKVLLYNRDGDTLIACGSVHQGACDIYYLSGRFPESSKPIEVALAANDERSSTYAFIGPSRYQSWKREDIMYVGTTFTNVGDYRHDVPAISSRRLDDLTYAEFSIQQSNINIDVKYRDHFLVNYVYGFNSTEYAYFVLVQKKSHLADEAGYVTRLARICVNDPNYDSYTEVTITCMVNGTDYNILRDAKLAQAGQKLSNDMGIKREDYLLVAVFSPSKEITDEPQNRSAICMYSLKDIEEVFNENIHSCFNGTIKDRNLGYISGTINDGKCPVAGSLGNIFSFCHVGLKISGVTPVIASARFAFGEGVSLTSIAVTSIGPHTLAFVGSNDGWIRKVLLSGREAGEYERMLVDEDGSAILPDSMFAPTNDHLYVLTERKIIKMKVEHCGTFGNCSACLESRDPYCGWCSLEKRCTVRTACQKDTSAARWLSIGTGQQCIDFEMVAPDRVPVGQMSVVRLVIKTLPELPHNAQYRCVFGNATPIDANVTKEGLICSTPPVNERPALPDGQDHVLVPLSVRSSETNKDFVSRSFAFYDCTRHDTCRKCLVSNWGCHWCIYDNRCAFNTTACRNSANIVQNEASCPRLKHRAGPILLPNKVPKEIRLEIENLPRPQSAHTGFLCTINIEGAHMVLPARVEANKYIVCEKTLYSYEAATNEYEATVDVNWNRNHYIDTVTVILYKCEILGSHRDHADCSLCVTRDPKYQCTWCGQQCSYNESCIDGGAGSMMLRGRGEEGGCPRPRIDLIKPLSGPIEGGTLVTIEGSNLGIREEDVRGRIHIGEVPCELERYEISVRIECRTGPVRSEMSAPVKVGNEAGYTMSSVEFRYRDVRLEGLSPTMGPQSGGTKLSIIGKHLNVGTAAIAYLDDYECRINRTQASSSRLTCVTSAARSPEHIRVLTLRIDGANRTLACSTSAGTSGERVRGSSAYGSAGTYHSRYETCSVYNYTVDPKIMQIKPLKSFLSGGRMMTVHGTNLDAIQLPEIEVYLNDERLNRSICAVLNSNQMECPSPSVREAWTLLQQQQIQLRNLSVAGVGAGDYSPPRMLSGFVSADGRTVPIQQQQPPTAAVPMLLPSQYSLSPTSGPLVTAASAPLSPFHPSEQQLQLLLQINFLMDSVLSVRNLPKHFQNLRSAIVYVEDPVYQPFPNAVKLYKGDTLVIEGEHLNAASDETDVNVTIGTAQCNVTSLAPTQLVCTPPLEQPEATDENGVPTANDLPLVVVRVGRNLRFPIGFIKYDLIKPYAFSHVLFGVIVSGIFFVLSLLAILFIYRRKSTLAEREYKRIQIQMDTLESNVRMECKQAFAELQTDMTDLTADLESSGTPTLDLVNYVMKVFFPGVADHPVLLANGAKLHGGGGGGGHHHHGHGTHHGHPHQRNNYDQAMVMFEQLINNRVFLLLFIDTLEAQKTFTIRDKVNVASLLMIVLMNQMDYVTDILKSLLLRLIDKSVMTKHPQLMLRRTESVVEKMLTNYMALCMYDYLRNYAGNSLFLLYKAIKHQIEKGLVDAVTHDARYSLSEDRLLREQIVHSVVTLHIIQDDLDEKVQCKVLDCDTISQVKSKVLDALFKNTPFSLRPSVHDLDLEWRHGRGGHLVLRDEDVTTKSVHGWKRLNTLAHYGVKESAVMSLVARPHDGYNTPGRHIFPYCYYINNPPSSNHHLSSSATLPHGGSGSAASGPGSCGSSGTMGPAHTTDTLLAGSASHHHHHHPHLHPHHVHQQHAAQAAQAAAAAAAAAAQQQQQSQVGVFHLVKPLDDRFSTLSSYDQHGSSSSSAHGALYGGGPGSGSHHKAIPEIFLTRLLATKGTIQKFVDDLFATILTVNEALPPAVKWLYDLLDAAARHHGIHDPEVIHAWKSNGLPLRFWVNFIKNPDFIFDIYKTPSVDVCLSVIAQTFMDACSTTEYRLGKDSPSNKLLFAKDLPQYREMVSNFYADIAMMPQISDQEMRSAMQRLSIHQQQFDTLAALKELYVYVSKYRLQIKEVLEMDLTASKLHLAHKLDLVAATLEDDECKTIDYYE